Proteins from one Algicella marina genomic window:
- a CDS encoding beta-1,6-N-acetylglucosaminyltransferase: protein MIGIVILAHNHLHRVESLARYLAGQSCAVVIHIDKTASAEAADGLIAALASIPNIAFSERHHCEWGRFSLVEAALTASRQLLDSFPEATHVALISGSCLPIRPITELAAHLAEEPEADHIESVLVEQDGWVRDGLSAERFTLYFPFSFQRHRRIFDRFVDLQRKLKVRRQMPEGLSPHIGLQWWCLSRGTLQRIFDDPLLPAYKRFFKLTWIPDESFFQTLARKHSRHIINRPLTFVTFDNQGKPFTFYDDHLDLLTKCDNFFVRKIWPGADKLYEELLDPSRKSPDPATRSSDPMLKAVTRSVNLRSRGRPGLINQNRYTSRWYEQVFATARPYYVFDGFDRLFPRFLEGLRESEGLEMHGHLYAADKVEFIGDAQVFAGNLIASPPHRDYRPDQFLVNLVWGRRQILQGFLHDFGPSIRLRRHILRDPNAQIVRIAEGWMLAAYLHSRSQPDMEAVFFGLFRSERENLTKGFEEWDLKADILEIPLLALLNRPLRTARSIQTVLPPDTDIAPALSHIAVPEGFPEFLERMASEGFDIPEMEPLLAALRRQQKSDGFDPAKQIRRI, encoded by the coding sequence GTGATCGGTATCGTCATCCTCGCCCACAATCACCTGCACCGGGTGGAGTCACTTGCCCGCTATCTCGCTGGCCAGTCCTGCGCCGTCGTCATCCATATCGACAAGACCGCCAGCGCCGAGGCGGCAGACGGGCTGATCGCGGCCCTCGCGTCGATCCCCAATATCGCCTTCAGCGAACGCCACCATTGCGAGTGGGGGCGCTTCTCTCTTGTGGAGGCCGCGCTCACCGCCTCGCGCCAACTGCTCGACAGTTTCCCGGAGGCGACCCACGTCGCCCTGATCTCCGGCAGTTGCCTGCCCATCCGCCCGATTACGGAATTGGCGGCCCATCTTGCCGAAGAGCCGGAGGCTGACCACATCGAATCCGTGCTGGTGGAGCAGGACGGCTGGGTCCGTGACGGACTGTCCGCCGAGCGCTTTACCCTCTACTTCCCGTTCTCCTTCCAGCGCCACCGCCGGATCTTCGACCGGTTCGTCGATCTCCAGCGCAAGCTGAAGGTCCGCCGCCAGATGCCGGAGGGCCTGTCGCCGCATATAGGCCTGCAATGGTGGTGCCTGTCGCGCGGCACCCTGCAGCGCATTTTCGACGATCCGCTGCTGCCCGCCTACAAGCGCTTCTTCAAACTTACCTGGATCCCCGACGAGAGCTTTTTCCAGACGCTGGCCCGCAAGCACAGCCGCCACATCATCAACCGGCCGCTGACCTTCGTGACATTCGACAATCAGGGCAAGCCGTTCACGTTCTACGACGATCACCTCGATCTGCTGACGAAATGCGACAACTTCTTCGTACGAAAGATCTGGCCCGGTGCCGACAAGCTCTACGAAGAACTGCTCGACCCGTCCCGCAAGTCGCCGGACCCGGCCACGCGCTCTTCCGATCCGATGCTGAAAGCCGTAACCCGCTCCGTCAACCTCCGCTCCCGCGGCAGGCCCGGCCTCATCAACCAGAATCGGTACACTTCTCGCTGGTACGAGCAGGTCTTCGCTACCGCGCGGCCCTACTATGTCTTCGACGGCTTCGACCGCCTGTTCCCGCGCTTTCTCGAAGGCCTGCGCGAGAGCGAGGGACTGGAGATGCATGGCCATCTCTATGCCGCTGACAAGGTGGAATTCATCGGCGATGCCCAGGTCTTCGCCGGCAACCTGATCGCCTCACCCCCGCATCGCGATTACCGGCCGGACCAGTTCCTCGTCAATCTGGTTTGGGGTCGCCGCCAGATCCTTCAGGGATTTCTTCACGATTTCGGCCCTTCCATCCGGTTGCGCAGGCACATCCTTCGCGACCCCAATGCCCAGATCGTCCGCATCGCCGAAGGCTGGATGCTGGCTGCCTACCTCCATAGTCGTTCGCAGCCGGACATGGAGGCCGTCTTCTTCGGCCTGTTCAGGTCGGAGCGCGAGAACCTCACAAAGGGCTTCGAGGAATGGGATCTGAAGGCCGACATCCTCGAAATCCCGTTGCTGGCCCTGCTGAACCGCCCCTTGCGCACCGCCCGCAGCATTCAGACCGTTCTTCCGCCGGATACCGATATCGCCCCGGCCCTCTCGCACATCGCCGTGCCCGAGGGCTTCCCCGAGTTCCTCGAACGCATGGCTTCCGAAGGGTTCGATATACCGGAGATGGAGCCACTGCTTGCCGCTCTTCGCCGCCAACAGAAATCTGACGGCTTCGATCCTGCAAAGCAGATCCGCCGAATCTGA
- a CDS encoding PTS sugar transporter subunit IIA → MELTDILGSDAVFACVKVQSKKRLFQEIASAASARLRLPEAQLQAALLERENLGPTGVGFGVAIPHARIEQLDHVVGLFFSLESPVEFESVDRKPVDLVFALFAPQSAGAEHLKALAKVSRVLRSESVCAKLRSTKDVAALYAILADTEKSQAA, encoded by the coding sequence ATGGAGCTGACGGATATACTTGGATCAGACGCTGTTTTCGCGTGCGTAAAAGTTCAGAGTAAAAAACGGCTGTTTCAGGAAATCGCGTCGGCGGCAAGCGCCCGACTGCGACTGCCGGAAGCGCAGCTTCAGGCTGCGCTGCTGGAGCGCGAGAACCTCGGGCCGACGGGTGTCGGCTTCGGCGTGGCCATTCCCCATGCACGAATCGAACAGCTCGACCATGTGGTCGGGCTGTTCTTCAGCCTCGAATCTCCGGTGGAATTCGAATCTGTGGACCGCAAGCCGGTCGATCTGGTGTTCGCGCTGTTTGCGCCGCAGAGTGCGGGTGCGGAGCATCTGAAAGCCTTGGCCAAGGTCTCGCGGGTACTGCGCTCCGAATCTGTCTGCGCCAAGCTCCGGTCCACCAAGGATGTGGCGGCGCTCTATGCCATTCTGGCCGACACCGAGAAATCCCAGGCGGCGTGA
- the hpf gene encoding ribosome hibernation-promoting factor, HPF/YfiA family, whose amino-acid sequence MRILVNGKHMDVGDALRTHVETRVGDVVAKFSTPRPTEAQATFSKDRHEFIADTSLHLSTGMTVQAKGRAAEVYEAFEDAAEKIEKQLRRYKRRLKDHHQNRPTPIEAFGAPAYILESESHEDDDQEPETLQPVIVAEMETKVQSFSVGEAVMQMELAGAPVLVFRNDKHGGVNVVYRREDGNIGWVDPRNLG is encoded by the coding sequence ATGCGCATTCTGGTTAACGGAAAACACATGGATGTCGGGGACGCATTGCGGACCCATGTCGAAACCCGTGTCGGGGATGTGGTGGCGAAATTTTCGACCCCGCGCCCGACAGAGGCGCAAGCCACTTTTTCCAAGGACCGGCATGAATTTATCGCCGATACCTCGCTGCATCTGTCCACGGGAATGACGGTGCAGGCCAAGGGCCGCGCGGCAGAAGTCTACGAGGCTTTCGAGGATGCGGCCGAGAAGATCGAAAAGCAATTGCGCCGGTACAAACGGCGATTGAAGGACCATCACCAGAACCGCCCTACCCCTATTGAAGCTTTCGGCGCACCCGCGTATATCCTCGAGTCAGAAAGCCATGAGGATGACGATCAGGAACCGGAGACACTGCAGCCCGTAATTGTGGCTGAAATGGAAACAAAGGTACAGTCATTCTCAGTCGGAGAGGCGGTCATGCAGATGGAGTTGGCCGGTGCTCCCGTTCTGGTGTTCAGAAATGACAAACATGGTGGTGTGAACGTCGTATATCGGCGGGAAGACGGAAATATAGGTTGGGTCGATCCCCGCAATCTGGGGTGA
- the lptB gene encoding LPS export ABC transporter ATP-binding protein codes for MAEAGLSVVDGGGGLAVRGLGKSYRKRRVLTDVSLDLKRGEVVALLGPNGAGKTTCFYAVAGLVTPELGSVTVDGQDVTLLPMYRRAKMGIGYLPQEASIFRGLSVESNIRAVLELHYSDRTERENRLDELLAEFSITHLRRASALALSGGERRRVEIARCLASDPSFVLLDEPFAGVDPIAVGEIRTLTAQLKDRGLGVLITDHNVRETLSIVDRAYILHDGTILMSGTPDEVVADDNVRRVYLGERFRI; via the coding sequence ATGGCCGAGGCGGGACTCTCAGTTGTTGACGGTGGTGGCGGACTGGCCGTGCGCGGACTGGGCAAGAGCTATCGCAAGCGCCGGGTTCTGACGGATGTGTCGCTGGATCTGAAGCGTGGCGAGGTAGTGGCGCTGCTTGGGCCGAACGGTGCGGGCAAGACCACATGTTTCTATGCCGTGGCCGGGCTGGTGACGCCGGAACTGGGCAGCGTGACGGTGGACGGCCAGGACGTGACGCTGCTGCCGATGTATCGCAGGGCGAAAATGGGTATAGGCTACCTGCCGCAGGAAGCCAGCATCTTTCGCGGCCTGAGCGTCGAATCCAACATCCGCGCGGTTCTGGAACTCCACTACAGCGATCGGACGGAGCGGGAAAACCGGCTGGACGAGTTGCTGGCGGAATTCTCCATCACGCATCTGCGGCGCGCCTCCGCGCTGGCGCTTTCGGGCGGTGAGCGTCGGCGGGTGGAGATCGCGCGCTGCCTTGCCAGTGACCCGAGTTTCGTGCTGCTGGATGAACCGTTCGCCGGGGTGGACCCGATTGCCGTGGGGGAAATCCGGACGCTGACGGCACAATTGAAGGACCGGGGGCTCGGCGTACTGATCACCGACCACAACGTGCGCGAAACGCTCTCCATCGTCGATCGAGCATACATCCTGCACGACGGCACCATCCTGATGAGCGGCACACCCGATGAGGTGGTTGCCGATGACAATGTTCGCCGTGTCTACCTCGGCGAGCGCTTCCGTATCTGA
- the lptA gene encoding lipopolysaccharide transport periplasmic protein LptA, with protein MSAVRRPAWAVLLAVVFATLTLASGAAAQGTNVPFGGFSHDSSLPVEITADNLSVDQANGLATFAGNVVVGQGSLRLAAERIEVTYGGSGTGEVREMKASGGVTLSNGAEAAEAAEAVYTVADGAVLMQGDVLLSQGQNAISGQRLRIDLNAGTAQMEGRVKTIFQPESQ; from the coding sequence ATGAGCGCAGTTCGCAGACCTGCATGGGCAGTGCTGTTGGCCGTGGTGTTTGCGACGTTGACGTTGGCAAGCGGGGCTGCAGCGCAGGGCACGAACGTGCCTTTCGGCGGTTTCAGCCACGACAGTTCGCTGCCAGTGGAAATAACGGCCGACAATCTGAGCGTCGATCAGGCCAATGGGCTGGCTACTTTTGCGGGCAACGTCGTTGTCGGCCAGGGCAGCCTGCGGTTGGCGGCCGAACGGATCGAGGTGACCTACGGCGGCAGCGGCACTGGCGAGGTTCGGGAGATGAAGGCCTCTGGCGGAGTGACGTTGAGCAACGGCGCGGAGGCCGCCGAAGCGGCGGAGGCTGTCTACACCGTCGCCGATGGTGCTGTGCTGATGCAGGGCGACGTTTTGCTGAGCCAGGGACAGAACGCGATTTCCGGGCAGCGCCTGCGGATAGACCTGAACGCCGGAACGGCGCAGATGGAAGGCCGGGTCAAAACGATCTTCCAGCCGGAAAGCCAGTGA
- a CDS encoding KpsF/GutQ family sugar-phosphate isomerase: MALNAPELMPRNAAQDIIAHGREVLRVEAEALSSFVDMLDENFAKATQAILNSRGHLIVSGMGKSGHIARKIAATFASTGTPSLFVHPGEASHGDLGKITNADVVLLLSNSGETPELADLIAYTRKKGNTLIGVAARAESTLLKKSDIAILLPQAPEACPNGLAPTTSTTLTLALGDALAVALMNMRGFTPENFRDFHPGGKLGAILATVGDLMHGKDDLPMVDISTPMPEVLIAITSQGFGVAGVRDADGRLAGIITDGDLRRHMANLLAHKAGDVMTPDPVTITAEARASDALAVMNRKKVTTLFVMDSQHRPEGIIHVHDCLRAGVA; encoded by the coding sequence ATGGCCTTGAATGCCCCGGAACTGATGCCGCGCAATGCGGCGCAGGATATTATCGCCCACGGTCGCGAAGTGCTGCGCGTGGAAGCGGAAGCGCTGAGCAGCTTCGTTGACATGCTGGACGAGAATTTCGCCAAGGCGACGCAGGCGATCCTGAATTCGCGCGGCCATCTGATCGTCAGCGGTATGGGGAAATCCGGCCATATCGCCCGCAAGATCGCGGCGACGTTCGCCTCCACCGGCACGCCCTCGCTGTTCGTGCATCCCGGCGAGGCGAGCCACGGCGACCTCGGCAAGATCACCAACGCCGACGTGGTGCTGCTGCTGTCCAACTCCGGCGAGACACCGGAACTGGCGGATCTGATCGCCTACACCCGCAAGAAGGGCAACACGCTGATCGGCGTGGCAGCACGGGCGGAAAGCACGCTGCTGAAGAAATCCGACATTGCCATCCTGCTGCCGCAGGCGCCGGAAGCCTGCCCGAACGGGCTGGCGCCGACGACATCGACCACGCTGACGCTGGCGCTGGGCGATGCTCTGGCGGTAGCGCTGATGAACATGCGCGGCTTCACGCCGGAGAACTTCCGTGATTTCCACCCGGGCGGCAAGCTGGGCGCCATTCTCGCCACCGTCGGCGACCTGATGCACGGCAAGGACGATCTGCCGATGGTGGATATCTCCACCCCGATGCCGGAAGTGCTGATCGCGATCACCAGCCAGGGCTTTGGCGTGGCCGGGGTGCGCGACGCCGATGGCCGCCTGGCCGGAATAATCACCGATGGTGACTTGCGGCGGCACATGGCCAATCTGCTGGCACACAAGGCCGGTGACGTGATGACGCCGGACCCGGTGACAATCACCGCCGAAGCGCGGGCCTCGGATGCGTTGGCTGTGATGAACCGCAAGAAGGTTACCACCCTGTTCGTCATGGACAGCCAGCACCGGCCCGAGGGCATCATCCACGTTCACGACTGCCTGCGCGCCGGAGTGGCCTGA
- a CDS encoding ribonuclease D: protein MTNHVHKGDLPDDLDLGKTVAIDCETMGLVPGRDRLCVVQLSGGNGDAHVVQIAQDQTEAPNLCRLLADPEVLKLFHFGRFDIAAMRQRFGVLAAPVYCTKIASKLVRTYTDRHGLKYLLSELLNIDISKQQQSSDWGAETLTDAQVAYAASDVLYLHQLKAELDRMLAREGRTELATECFTFLPFRAELDLQGWPEVDIFAH, encoded by the coding sequence TTGACGAACCACGTGCACAAGGGTGACCTGCCCGACGATCTCGATCTCGGGAAAACCGTGGCCATCGACTGCGAGACGATGGGGCTGGTGCCGGGGAGGGACCGGCTGTGCGTGGTGCAGCTTTCCGGTGGCAACGGCGATGCCCACGTCGTGCAGATCGCGCAGGACCAGACCGAAGCCCCCAATCTTTGCCGGTTGTTGGCCGACCCCGAGGTTCTGAAACTGTTTCACTTCGGGCGGTTTGACATCGCGGCAATGCGGCAGCGGTTCGGCGTGCTGGCAGCGCCCGTCTATTGCACCAAGATCGCCAGCAAGCTGGTGCGGACCTATACTGACCGGCACGGGCTGAAATACCTGCTGTCGGAACTGCTGAACATCGATATCTCCAAGCAGCAACAGAGCTCCGACTGGGGCGCGGAGACCTTGACCGATGCGCAGGTGGCCTATGCGGCGTCGGACGTGCTGTACCTGCACCAGTTGAAGGCGGAACTGGACAGGATGCTGGCCCGTGAAGGCCGGACGGAGTTGGCCACGGAATGTTTCACCTTCCTACCGTTTCGGGCAGAGCTTGATTTGCAGGGGTGGCCCGAGGTGGATATATTTGCCCACTAA
- a CDS encoding transglutaminase family protein, with product MSIILSLFFGNTAPTVAFFDLHCALIIQRTAPGNVPLPSFLRVLHRTEYNYRQRVVLNQHRLMLRPRDAHDLWVDDAFLRIQPNANLRWHFDTFGNSIADATFTQEADQLVIESELLLRRYPRDLRFGASNVCACPYPFDYGDDDLQDLDPYLGLENKGEADVLGEWLDRVFTERPGDAVGFLNSLSSALHGAIGYLSREEMGTQTAAETIQRGLGTCRDFAFLFMEASRRFGFAARFVTGYLNSSSTGSGMPVGGGATHAWADVFVPGEGWIEFDPTNRITAGSALIRVATTRKPAQASPVSGSFRGLPSDFLGLNVSVTVTEMDSKP from the coding sequence ATGAGCATCATTTTATCCTTGTTTTTCGGTAATACTGCACCAACTGTGGCCTTCTTCGACCTACATTGCGCATTGATCATTCAACGCACTGCGCCGGGAAACGTTCCTTTGCCGAGTTTTCTTCGGGTCCTGCACAGGACCGAATACAATTACCGCCAACGGGTGGTACTGAACCAGCATCGGCTGATGCTGCGCCCCCGGGATGCCCATGACCTGTGGGTGGACGATGCCTTCCTGCGCATCCAGCCAAACGCGAATCTGCGCTGGCATTTCGACACGTTCGGCAATTCGATCGCGGACGCGACCTTCACGCAGGAGGCGGACCAGCTGGTGATCGAGAGCGAGTTGCTGTTGCGGCGCTATCCTCGGGACCTGAGGTTCGGGGCGAGCAACGTATGTGCCTGCCCCTATCCGTTCGATTACGGCGACGATGACCTGCAGGATCTGGACCCGTACCTCGGCCTTGAGAACAAGGGCGAAGCCGACGTGCTGGGTGAGTGGCTGGACAGGGTTTTCACGGAGCGTCCGGGCGATGCCGTCGGCTTCCTCAACAGCCTGAGCAGTGCGCTGCACGGTGCCATCGGCTACCTGAGCCGGGAGGAGATGGGAACGCAGACGGCGGCAGAAACCATCCAGCGCGGGTTGGGAACATGCCGGGACTTCGCGTTCCTGTTCATGGAAGCGTCGCGCCGTTTCGGTTTTGCAGCCCGGTTCGTGACAGGCTACCTGAACAGTTCTTCCACAGGTTCCGGCATGCCCGTGGGTGGCGGCGCCACCCATGCCTGGGCGGATGTATTCGTGCCGGGCGAGGGCTGGATCGAGTTCGACCCGACCAACAGGATCACCGCCGGCAGTGCGCTGATCCGGGTGGCGACGACGCGCAAGCCGGCGCAGGCCTCGCCGGTGTCAGGCAGTTTCCGGGGCCTGCCTTCTGATTTTCTCGGCCTGAATGTCTCCGTTACCGTGACGGAGATGGACAGCAAGCCCTGA
- a CDS encoding transglutaminase-like domain-containing protein yields MLIRVGFEIEIDSSAPVPMLLALSIHSRQAGRQFGEDCVRTGDHASGHVYLDRFENRITRIVAPGGPLRLWSDCVIESDGQPDIQNPSARQMAVQDLPDDVVSYLVPSRYCDSDNLLNAAWSHFGQYPEGWQRVQAITEFVHNHVVFGYQFGRSNKTASEVYKERSGVCRDFAHLAIAFCRAMNIPARYASGYLGDIGVPYSGPGDFCAWFEVYLEGRWYTFDARYNTPRIGRVLMVRGADAADVAMITSFGDHSLRHFVVWCDELDPTLSESAVHQLLQSRPKAEALVYSTSARVA; encoded by the coding sequence ATGCTCATCCGCGTCGGATTCGAAATCGAGATCGATAGCTCAGCGCCAGTTCCGATGCTCTTGGCGCTTTCGATCCACAGCCGGCAGGCCGGGCGACAATTCGGCGAGGATTGCGTCCGCACCGGCGATCACGCCTCCGGGCACGTCTATCTGGACCGGTTCGAAAACCGCATTACCCGCATCGTCGCGCCCGGCGGCCCGCTGCGGCTCTGGTCAGATTGCGTGATCGAAAGCGATGGTCAGCCAGACATTCAGAACCCATCCGCCCGCCAGATGGCGGTTCAGGATCTCCCCGATGATGTGGTGTCGTATCTGGTGCCCAGCCGCTACTGCGACAGCGACAACCTGTTGAACGCGGCCTGGTCGCACTTTGGCCAATATCCGGAAGGCTGGCAGCGGGTGCAGGCCATCACGGAGTTTGTCCACAACCATGTCGTGTTCGGCTACCAGTTCGGCCGATCCAACAAGACAGCTTCCGAAGTCTACAAGGAACGTTCCGGCGTCTGCCGCGATTTCGCGCATCTCGCCATCGCCTTCTGCCGCGCGATGAACATCCCAGCCCGCTACGCCAGCGGTTATCTGGGCGATATCGGTGTGCCGTATTCTGGCCCGGGTGATTTCTGCGCATGGTTCGAGGTCTACTTGGAAGGCCGATGGTATACGTTTGATGCCCGCTACAACACGCCGCGCATTGGCCGGGTGTTGATGGTCAGGGGTGCCGATGCAGCGGATGTCGCCATGATTACCTCATTCGGCGATCACAGTCTCAGGCACTTCGTTGTCTGGTGCGATGAACTCGATCCGACGTTGAGCGAAAGCGCCGTTCACCAACTGCTGCAATCGCGCCCCAAGGCCGAAGCGCTCGTCTACAGCACCTCCGCCCGCGTCGCCTGA
- a CDS encoding ANTAR domain-containing response regulator — translation MEDLHIVVIETNRDRAGMIVEGLRQGDDIHITVISEMAGLARRLRDLKPDIVLIDLANPSRDILSELATATEPSERPVAMFVDQSDKSMMTAALEAGVSAYVVDGLKPERIRSVMETAIARFHAFSRLRAELAATKAALEERKTIDRAKGLLMKLKNIGEEEAYALLRKTAMDQGKRVADVAASLVTTAGLLR, via the coding sequence ATGGAAGACCTCCACATCGTCGTGATCGAAACCAACCGGGACCGGGCGGGAATGATCGTCGAGGGCCTGCGCCAAGGCGACGACATCCACATTACAGTTATCTCCGAAATGGCGGGTCTCGCCCGTCGCCTGCGCGATCTCAAGCCTGATATCGTATTGATAGACTTGGCAAATCCCAGTCGCGACATCCTCTCTGAACTCGCCACGGCGACAGAGCCGAGCGAACGCCCGGTAGCCATGTTCGTCGATCAGTCCGACAAGTCGATGATGACGGCCGCGCTGGAAGCCGGGGTCAGCGCCTATGTCGTGGATGGCCTCAAGCCGGAACGCATCCGCTCTGTCATGGAAACAGCCATCGCCCGCTTTCATGCCTTCTCCCGCCTTCGCGCCGAACTCGCCGCAACCAAGGCCGCACTGGAGGAGCGCAAGACAATCGACAGAGCCAAGGGCCTGCTGATGAAACTGAAAAACATAGGCGAGGAAGAGGCTTACGCGCTCCTGCGCAAAACGGCCATGGATCAGGGAAAACGCGTAGCCGATGTCGCCGCCTCTCTCGTGACTACCGCGGGACTGCTCCGATGA
- a CDS encoding CmpA/NrtA family ABC transporter substrate-binding protein has protein sequence MKQAKVDCGFIRLTDSAVLIAALEMGFASEERLELVLHREGNWSSIRDKIALGAYPAAHMLSPMAIAMSLGLGPIPTQIIAPFVLSRNGSSLSATQGFANQIRQLGGHPASARSIGAAIASLSKQRVLRIGVPFPHSMHLLLSRYFLLSSSASPANLTFTVAPPAILPDVMAAGEIDLLMVGAPWGSVAVERGDTEILLPSAAIWDSAPEKVLGVRKDWADDEPETLRRLLRALHRAAEWCASPDTRATLSEILSLPRYLDVPADILERALRGELILNGAGEILSHPRLISLGGGDTNFPWRSAGMWIGDHAAAPWGVARQKAISAGAECFRSDLLRQALGAMGSDLPTSITRVEGELGRSGQSGRFFDDAEFTYLDE, from the coding sequence ATGAAGCAGGCGAAAGTGGATTGCGGATTCATCCGCCTGACAGACAGCGCAGTTCTTATCGCTGCCTTGGAAATGGGTTTCGCCAGTGAGGAGAGACTGGAACTCGTGCTGCACCGCGAAGGCAACTGGTCCAGCATCCGCGACAAGATCGCCCTCGGCGCCTACCCGGCGGCACATATGCTGTCTCCCATGGCCATCGCCATGTCGCTGGGACTAGGGCCGATACCAACTCAGATAATCGCGCCATTCGTCCTCAGCCGCAACGGCAGCAGCTTGTCAGCCACGCAAGGTTTCGCAAATCAAATCCGGCAGTTAGGCGGTCACCCGGCCTCCGCCCGATCCATCGGCGCTGCCATCGCCAGCCTCTCGAAGCAGCGTGTCCTGCGCATCGGCGTGCCGTTTCCGCACTCCATGCATCTGCTTCTCAGCCGCTACTTTCTCCTGTCCTCCAGCGCCTCTCCGGCCAACCTCACCTTCACCGTAGCGCCCCCTGCCATCCTGCCGGATGTCATGGCCGCTGGCGAAATCGACCTCCTGATGGTCGGTGCGCCCTGGGGCTCCGTTGCGGTGGAGCGCGGCGACACGGAAATATTGCTGCCCAGCGCCGCCATTTGGGACTCTGCTCCGGAAAAAGTGCTTGGCGTCCGCAAGGACTGGGCCGACGACGAACCTGAAACCCTCCGCCGCCTCCTGCGTGCGCTCCACCGGGCGGCGGAGTGGTGCGCAAGCCCCGACACCCGTGCCACCCTATCGGAAATTCTTTCACTGCCACGCTATCTCGATGTCCCTGCCGACATCCTCGAGCGCGCACTGCGCGGCGAACTGATTCTGAATGGCGCAGGCGAAATCCTCAGCCACCCGCGTCTGATCTCCCTCGGCGGCGGCGACACGAACTTCCCCTGGCGCAGCGCCGGCATGTGGATAGGCGACCACGCGGCAGCTCCATGGGGCGTGGCCCGTCAGAAAGCGATTTCCGCCGGCGCAGAGTGCTTCCGCAGCGATCTTCTGCGTCAGGCGCTAGGCGCAATGGGCAGCGATCTGCCGACATCCATCACCCGTGTCGAGGGCGAACTAGGCCGATCGGGCCAGAGCGGCCGTTTCTTCGATGACGCGGAATTTACCTATTTAGATGAATAA